A genomic segment from Chitinophaga niabensis encodes:
- a CDS encoding DNA-directed RNA polymerase subunit alpha: MAILNFQKPDKIVLQKSTDFEAQFEFRPLEPGYGVTVGNALRRVLLSSLEGYAIVGIKIEGADHEFATLKGITEDVTEIILNLKQVRFKKIVENEVGSEKIQISIKGKTEFRADMIEKATNSFQIMNPELLICTLDPSAKLDIELTIGKGRGYVPAEENRPKDAIFGYIAIDSVFTPIKNVKYSIENTRVEQKTDYEKLIMEVHTDGTIHPEEAVKQASRILIQHLMIITDENISFDTKDTEKEDVVDEQTLQLRKILKTPLEDLDLSVRAFNCLKAAKINSLSELVQYEQEELMKFRNFGQKSLSEIEQVLGERGLHFGMDLSKLKLDEE; encoded by the coding sequence ATGGCAATTCTTAATTTCCAAAAGCCTGACAAGATCGTTTTGCAGAAGTCCACGGACTTTGAAGCTCAATTCGAATTCCGTCCATTAGAACCAGGTTACGGTGTGACAGTTGGTAACGCGCTCCGCCGTGTACTGTTGTCTTCATTGGAGGGCTATGCCATTGTGGGAATAAAGATTGAAGGCGCCGATCACGAGTTTGCTACCCTGAAAGGGATCACTGAAGACGTTACTGAGATCATCCTCAACCTGAAACAAGTACGTTTCAAGAAGATTGTGGAGAATGAAGTAGGCAGCGAGAAAATTCAGATCTCTATCAAAGGTAAAACAGAGTTCCGTGCAGATATGATCGAGAAAGCAACCAACTCTTTCCAGATCATGAACCCTGAACTGCTGATCTGCACCCTGGATCCTTCTGCTAAGCTGGATATTGAACTGACGATCGGTAAAGGTCGCGGTTACGTTCCTGCTGAAGAGAACAGACCCAAAGATGCAATCTTCGGATACATCGCCATCGACTCTGTATTTACACCCATCAAGAATGTAAAGTATAGCATCGAAAACACCCGGGTTGAACAAAAGACTGACTATGAGAAGTTGATCATGGAAGTTCACACGGACGGTACTATCCATCCTGAAGAAGCCGTTAAACAAGCTTCCCGCATTCTGATCCAGCACCTGATGATCATCACTGATGAAAATATCAGTTTTGATACCAAGGATACTGAGAAAGAAGATGTTGTAGACGAGCAAACACTGCAACTCCGCAAGATCCTGAAAACTCCGCTGGAAGATCTGGACCTGAGCGTTCGTGCATTCAACTGCCTGAAAGCTGCAAAGATCAACTCCCTGAGCGAACTCGTTCAATACGAACAGGAGGAACTGATGAAATTCAGGAACTTCGGTCAGAAATCACTCAGCGAGATCGAGCAGGTACTCGGCGAAAGAGGTCTCCACTTCGGTATGGACCTGTCCAAACTGAAACTGGACGAAGAATAA
- the rpsD gene encoding 30S ribosomal protein S4, which produces MARYTGPKTKISRIFGEPILGNGKYLGKNSNPPGQHGAQRKRKQLGEYALQLREKQKAKYTYGVLERQFRNLFEEATRRKGVTGEVLIKLLEARLDNAVFRLGIAPSRPAARQLVAHKHITVNGTVVNVPSLQLKPGDVIGLKNKTAGNTSLTSNIRGKNPKFSWLDWNEKDMKGIFIAYPERESVPENIKEQLIVELYSK; this is translated from the coding sequence ATGGCAAGGTACACAGGACCCAAGACCAAGATCTCAAGGATTTTTGGCGAGCCCATTTTAGGAAATGGCAAGTATTTAGGTAAGAACAGCAATCCTCCCGGTCAACACGGTGCACAACGCAAGCGTAAACAACTGGGTGAATATGCCTTACAGCTGAGAGAGAAACAAAAAGCTAAATACACTTACGGTGTATTGGAGCGCCAGTTCCGTAACCTCTTCGAAGAAGCTACCCGTAGAAAAGGCGTTACCGGTGAAGTATTGATCAAATTGCTGGAAGCTCGTTTAGACAACGCAGTTTTCCGTCTTGGTATCGCACCTTCACGCCCTGCAGCCCGTCAGCTTGTTGCGCATAAGCACATCACGGTGAACGGTACTGTAGTAAACGTTCCTTCTTTACAACTGAAACCAGGAGATGTAATCGGCCTGAAGAATAAAACAGCCGGTAACACTTCCCTCACCAGCAACATCCGCGGAAAGAATCCAAAGTTCAGCTGGTTGGATTGGAATGAAAAGGACATGAAAGGTATTTTCATTGCATATCCTGAAAGAGAAAGCGTTCCTGAGAACATCAAGGAACAACTGATCGTGGAATTGTACTCTAAGTAA
- the rpsK gene encoding 30S ribosomal protein S11: MAKATNTKAAAKKRVVKVDNFGDVHISASFNNIIVSITNKQGQVISWSSAGKMGFKGSKKNTPYAAQLAASDAAKTAFDAGLKRADVFVKGPGAGRESAIRAIANSGIEVTLIKDVTPLPHNGCRPPKKRRV, translated from the coding sequence ATGGCAAAAGCAACTAATACAAAAGCTGCCGCTAAGAAGAGGGTAGTAAAGGTGGATAACTTCGGAGACGTACATATCTCCGCTAGTTTCAACAACATCATTGTAAGCATCACTAACAAGCAAGGTCAGGTGATCTCCTGGTCTTCCGCCGGTAAAATGGGCTTTAAGGGTTCTAAGAAGAACACTCCTTATGCTGCTCAGCTGGCTGCTTCAGATGCTGCAAAAACCGCTTTTGACGCAGGTTTGAAAAGAGCAGATGTATTTGTAAAAGGCCCAGGTGCCGGTCGTGAAAGTGCTATCCGCGCTATCGCTAACTCCGGTATCGAGGTAACCCTGATCAAAGACGTGACGCCGCTGCCTCACAACGGTTGCCGTCCTCCTAAGAAGAGAAGGGTATAG